Part of the Zingiber officinale cultivar Zhangliang chromosome 6A, Zo_v1.1, whole genome shotgun sequence genome, TTTGTCTAATGGCGTCTAAATGGATTCCCTTTGATTTCTTTTTTTCTCAAATCTTTGAGCTTAAAAAATTCCTCTTTCTGTCAACAACCTATTCAAGTTCCTCTTTCAATTTCAATCCGAATGATTCTGTGGCTGTTGTTTGTCCATGTGCATCTCTATAAACTAAACTATTGGCATCTCCTTTGCTTACAGAAGATAGAAGTAAAAGCAAGATCCAAAGGCTCCTATTGTGAGGATGAAGCAGAGAGTAAAACAGTTGAAGGAAATGACCATGCTTCTGAAAAAGTTGGGCTGCCTCGTTATGATGGCTTGCCCTTGTCACGTGCTTCTAGTGGTGAACAGTTTGGAGAAGAAAACGAGGGTACATCACGGATTAATTTTAATATCAATAGTAGTTCTGTTATGAACTATAGAGGTGATCGATTGTCAAATACATCAGGAAGATCACATTCTCGTTTTACTTTTATACCTGATGGGATTAGCTATCGGCTCAACAGAGCAGTCAGTTTAGGATCACCGGGAACCCATTCTCTTTTCTCCACTGGTGTGTCTGTTCCAAGTAGTGATCTTGGACAAAATGATAATGCAGATCACGATCATGTTGATAGTATACAAAATTGTAGCACAATGGAAACTAGCTCTTCCCTAGATGTGGCTCAGCTTAATGAAGGAACAGAGACTACAATCGACAGGTGTTCTAGTGGTAGCTTTGTGGAATCAAGAAATGCAAGGCATTCTCAAAGAAGACTGGGAACACAAGAAACTATAGAAGGTAGTGTACGATTTAGTAGAACACGTAGTGTAGGAAGGCTCCGAGATAGAGTTCTCAGAAGGACTGCTCTTTCTGATGGTTTGTTTGATTCTTCTTCCCTGGACGATAGGACTGTGTGGCCCAGTGGGCAGCCTATTAGAAGACGAGCACTGGGTGGTGTTAGAAGAGCTTCCTCTCCTAGAAGGACTAATGATTTGTTGCCTGATTCCTCAAGTAGTGTGTCTTATCAGGAATCTAGATCTATGAATAGCAATGATGAGAATGTTGCAGATGCTCAACAGCGGAGAGTTGGGAATCAtgatgtttttgagcacagatcagctttccttgaaaggagaagaaggataaGGTCTCAGGTAGGATTATTTGGATTATGGTTTCTAATTGCTTATATACTCGTTATATTCTTAAGGAAAATCAACTTCTATTGTTAGGTTCGTGCTCTTCAGAGACTTGGTAGCCGATTCGAAAGTTTATCAGGTCATGATAGATCATGTATACTATCTGGCCAGCATAGAACAGGCCGCTGTGCATGCAGAACAAGTAACCAAAATGCAAATCCTGATGATGACACAAGTGCAAGGGCAAGCATATCAAGAATCGTCGTGCTAGCTGAGGCACTGTTTGAGGTATGACCAAAGTGAATACCAAACTGGAAGAAAATGTTGGCTTGTTGACTACATTTTCCTTGTTAGGGAAAGTCAAATAACTAGTGCATTCTTTTTTTTAGGTTTTGGATGAAATACACCAGCAGTCTGTTGTACTATCCTCTCGACCATCTTTTTCATCTATTGGGTCTGTTCCTGCACCAAAAGAGGTTGTTGAGTGTATTCCAGTAAAAATATTTAGCAAGACATCGAAATGTCAAAATGAGGAGGCTGCACAGTAAGAGTCTTGTACCTCTTTATCAGGAACTTCTATCAAATACCCATGGAACTTTCCTAAATGCTATGAGAACACCTTTTTTCCTGATCAAAATAATTCAACTGAAACTCATATGAAATGAATGATTAGTCATTATAGAGGACAGTGCATTATTGAGAATTCTCATGCAGCTTTTCTGTATTTAGATACTTCAAGACTGAGAAGACTACTTTTTTTGGTCTCTAATTGTTATTGATTCTGCTATGCTGAAACAAAATGAAATATAGTGGTTGCATTGCTTTATGCAAAAAAGCTCATCTGATCTTTATCATATCGCCTCCTCTTAACCTGAGTGTTTTTTATCCATTTCAAATCCACAATACTAGTGTTCGCTTTCATCAAATTTTCTTAAATGTTATAGATCtatctttctgtttttttttttttattttaaattttcttatttgtctaAAGAGTTCCATGGAAATTATTTTGTATATGATGAATGGGTATTTAACTCGAAGTTTCATTGTTctcttttttattatttgttttgtACAGATGCTATATTTGCCTTGTGGAGTATGAAGAAGGAGATTGCATGCGGTTGTTGCCTTGCAATCATGAATTTCATCGAACATGCATTGATAAATGGCTGAAAGAAAATCATAGGTATTCTTATAAAACAATCCTTTCATGGTGAACTGTCTTCTTTGTTTAACATGTTCTAATTTGCAAAACATCCTTGTTACTACAACTGAATCTTGTAAATTTGTTTAATATATTCCTTCACATAAATGTGATAATTCTTCTCGAGTCATAATTTTACCAATTATTGTCTAGGGTGTGCCCTCTATGTCGCCGGGATGTTTGCACATCAAATGCATCAAATAAACAAAAGCCCAGCTAGGGAAGCAGCTACATCCTGGTCATGATTCTTACCTGAAGGGTTCTCAGCTTCAGCTTTGGATTTCATCCGTCTTGGTGCACAATTCGGTAAAGTGTGCAACTATCAGATAAAACGTGTACTTTCTTAATTAATCTTGTATTTTGTAGATGAAACAATGAGAGGTTCATTGATTTGTCAACGTCATTGTGTTTCTCTTCAAGCttatttatgtttatttcctCCCTGGAATTCTATTTCGTAAAAAGGCAACCACGGGGAGAATTGTATTTGTACCTGCACTTGGTGTTATCAAAATCGTGGACACTTTTTCGTAAAAAATAGTTTCCTGTTGCTGTAATTATTTCTTTCTTATTCATCAGCCTTCTgtagaatatatatattatatgctAATCCATCAGCATGtgggaaataaaaaataaaatatctgttTATAAAAcgatttattcttttatttagttggTAAGATTGTTATTAGAGATATATAAAGAATGATTTTTCTTTAAAAGAATCTACATGATTACTGTGGTCGACTGGCATTATTTACATGATTTATGTAAAACTGCTTCTCAGCCTGATTGACTCTATTGATTCATTCGATCCAATAAATTTGAAACTTGTAAATGTAAATTATTTTCTTATGTATTTTAGTGTACGGTTAAATAATATGTTAGCATTTAAAAAAAAGTGGATTCTCAAAACCCTCTGAACAACGATTCTTACATCAAGAATTTTTTCCTCGAGAGTGAGAAGTGAATCTAATAAAATTAACAGGATTATTATGACCACTTTTTAATTTATGTTGAtgatcataaattttttttttctaatttatgttcataattattaaaaaaatttgtgAGACTCGATGGATTAGATTAATTGATTCAAATAGTTGGATAGTTAATGTCGACTAATTCATATGCTAGTAGATTTAATTATCTTCATAGTCATGTtacttttttaatatatttttaaaagtgtaaattatttttttttaaatattaaaaaaaattagaatttgttCAACGGACCTAAGAATACTGGTGATACAACGTGAACGGGTCCAAAGGTAAGGTGTGAACGGGTCCAAAGGTAAGGTGGAATCAACAGTCAAGATGAGTAGCGGTCAAAGTTAAGATGAGGTGGCAGGTAAATCAAGGTGTACATGTCGACTACCATCACTGGCGAGGGCTCCTAGCATACATCAGTCCCGTCTCATAGCCGATCAGACATCCAGATTCAGTTCCTCATCTTTTCATAGGACGACACCCAGCATATATCCGCTCTGCTCCAGAGTCGGTCAAACCTCCTGAACGCGGCTTCCAGCATATATCCGCTCGGCTCCAGAGCCGGTCGGATCTCCAGAGTTGAGCTTCTCACTTTTCTAAGGTGCGGCTCTCAACCTACATCCACCCGACCTCAAAGTCGGTCGAATCTCCTCTATGAGATAACATTATAAATGAATCCTAAGaatattcttttatatatatatatatatatatatatatacaaagatGTTACGCTGCAGACTAAATCGTGCGGACCGGTGCGGACAGCCCTCGTGGCAAAGGCCGCGTCACGCGTTTTAATTTCCTTCTCGCCACGAGTCACGCGTTTTAATTCCTCCCGACCCGACGCGGTGCCATAGCAACCCTCTTCCTCCCCCGACGCAGCCCCAAATCAGTATCCTCTTCCTCCCTGTGCCCTAGGGCACTACTCGCCGCATAGaagccctcctcttcctcctcccgacGCTAGGGCACTACTCGCCGCAGAGaagccctcctcttcctccttccgaCGCTAGGGCACTACTCGCCGCAGATCCTCTTCCTCCCGACACTAGGGCACTACTCGCCGCAGATCCTCTTCCTCCCGACGCTAGGGCATTACTCGCGCTGCAGAGAAGCCCTCCTCTTCCTACTCCCGACGCTACCCCCTGCAGAAGCCCTCCTGTTCTTTGATCCGAAGTGCAGAATCACAGCAAGGAGTGGAACCTCTCACAGGCGCAACATATCTCGCGGTCCTCCTCTTTGAAGCTGTCCTCACTAGCTTGTGTAACACCTCGCTGTCCTCGTCCCTTCACAGccggtaaaattttttaaaaaaaagttgattTTGCATCTATGTTATACCGGCATAATAAAGTCCAAGTTTTTGGTAACTAATTGATCAAGAAATATATTTTTCCGCGTCATGTTTGGACCTATGAGGTGATGAACGGGATAGATCTCAGTTTTTTTAGctatcagttttttataaattgtTGTTGATTGATAGAGTTCTTTAGCTATCAGTTATatatttttccgcatcatgtttgGACCTATGCAGTGATGAACGGGATAGATCTCAGTTTTTTTAGCtatcaattttttataaattGTTGTTGATTGATAGAGTTCTTTAGCTATCAGTTATatatttttccgcatcatgtttgGACCTATGCAGTGATGAACGGGATAGATCTCAATTTTTTAGctatcagttttttataaattgtTGTTGATTGATAGAGTTCTGTAGCTATCAGAGTATGCTAAAATTCCCTctcttattttttgataatttacAAGATTATGTTGAATGTCTATTAGTTGTTCTATATTTGAATTCAGACCTCCTATTAGTTGCAAGATTATGTCAAATGCCTATTAGTTGTTCTGTATTTGAATTCAGACCTCAAAAGTCAACTGAACCAACCGATTGTTGGagctagttttaaaaattaactaatgATCAAATTTGTTTATATTTCTGTTGCAAATTTCATCAAGCCATATTTGTTTACGATATTATTTACGAtccaatttatttttatttatgttgcAAATTTCATCATATTGTTACAACAGTTTTATTGTTACCATAGTATTTCTGTTTCTATTTTACATTATCTACAATAAAttgtattttttatttgtttagctAATTACCTATTGTCAATTATAATGTGAGGGTGtccagaaatggaagaaaatcgAGTTGATGATCAGGAATATATTCCCCAAGTTTCAGATGATCGAAAaccaaaaattggaatggaattcttATCACTAGATGAGGCatattcattttataatcaatatgcacgagaagctgGGTTTAGTTCAAGGATGCACATGAGCAAGACAAATAAGATCACAAATGAAGTAACGGggaaacaaattgtatgctttaaagaaggacatacagATCTAATGCGGTGGAATAAACATACAAAAGTTGATCAACCGATAAAAGAAAGAGCACGTGGCGCAGTTAGAACGGGTTGtaaatcaaatattacatttgtgAAGAAACAAACTGAGCCTAATTGGGTTGTTTAACTTTATAGAAGCCCATAATCATCCACTTTCTACTCCATccaaggtgcatttgctacgctcacattgTAATGTTTCGGCAGCAAAGAAAACATTGACGAAAcagttttcagaggccaatgtacctacttgtcaacaaatgcaaatattggagatagagtatggaggacCTGAGAGAGTAGGTTGTACAGAAAAagatattagaaattttgagaaaaatctaAGAGATGAGCAAAAGGGTATTGATGTTGAAACACTGATCGAGTTTTTTATAtctgagcaagagaagaattctacttttttctttgattatgagACTGATTCAAATAATAGATTTAGTAGGTGTTTTTGGGCTGATCATATATCTAGGCGTGCAtatagtgtatttggtgatgtagttgtatttgatacaacatataacaccaacaaatatgactTGATTTTGGCACcttttgtaggagttaatcatcatcaccaGACAATTCTATTTGGTTGCAGGTTTCTAAGTGATAAGAAAACTGAATCTTTTGTTTCGTTGCTTAAAAAGTTCATAGAAGCCATGCCTAAAGGTTCACCAAGTGTTATCATCATtgatcaggatcctgctatgacaaaagcaattgcacaagttttccctcaaacagtgcatcgatattgtttatgGCATTTACTGAACAAATTTCCAAAAAAATTAAATCCTTTGACTTTTCAAAACCATTACCAAAGTTTAAAGAATGTCATTGCAAATTCTACAACACATGATGATTTTGAAAAGTCATGGGAAGAAGCAatcaagtgtgctaacttagAGAATAATGATTAGTTATTGTTGATATATGAATTACGACACAAATGGGTGCCAGTATATTTTAGACATTTATTTTgtgctggaatgtcaagtagtcaaagatctgaaggctcacatgcatttttcaagagatatgtctcaaataagaactcactGATGAATTTTATCACCcgttttaatagagcactgaGACATCAAAGACATAATGAGTTAGTTGCTGACCATATTGACATGAATGAGCATCCGAAAATTAAGACAAATTGgtcaatggaaactcaaatggttaagctgtacaaaaaaaaatggctggattttcaaagtgaaatgaacGAGAGTCATGATTATTGTGTGCAACAAGCATTTACAGGAGTTGATTCAGTAGTTTAccatgtgatgaaatttcaaagttcttcCTCCTCGAAACCAAGGGTACTTATGCATGACAAACAAAGGGATTACATATCGTGTAGTTGCActaaatttgagtttgagggcattccatgcagACATATGCTAGCTTTTTtccgtatcaaccaagtgtttcatttgcctgatacatatatactcaaacgatggacacgagatgcaaaaattggagcaatatatgctttgggAGAGCAAAATTACATTAATGATCCAAATCCAGAAAGGTGTTTGATGTCTAGACACTCAAGGTTATCTTATAAAGCTTcaatattaattgatgatgcatctttgactaaTGAGGGGACATCCTTTTTGGATGAACAATTCGATTCTATCTAcaacaaaattcaagagatgaataTTAGTAGAACATGcaatgatagaagtcaaaagaagaaatctttggataagggccttggtattattgatccttctttagtaagaacaaagggatgtgggaagagattgaaatcatcaaaggagaaatcaacCTCAAATTTCAGGCTATGTCATGGATGCGGACATCGAGGAGTGTCACATGATAAACGCAATTGTCCAAATTTACAACAAGGGGGGTATGTGTCGattaatgatgcatttttattgtaattttacttccaaacataaatttatttcattacattttgtAAGTATGACAATGTGCCAATTATCAGATCGACTAAGATACTAATCATAACATTGTTGAAGACACGTATGAACCAGATTTGAGATCTATAGCAGGtactattaaaattttaatatgttaAATTATAGTGATTCTTTGAGAAAATGAAGTTAATAATTGTATTTATTGTTGCAGGTTCTAACAATATGCACTAGGATGATACAGTAATGATTCATTGCACTATAGTTGCATTTGAAGCAAAGGTATGATTAAAAACTTTCACATCCTTATTTGCATCCATATTTTCTGTACATGGAATTGTATTTTCAGaacataaaaattttaatcatattttctgtatatgattaaaaaatttccatatttttgttgtagtggctgAACATATCATTATCAACAAGACACGTTCTGTACTAGTTGTCTCAGCTTTTGCTCATTGTCAGAATTCCTTAATGCACAATGCACAAGTAGCAACCACGCTTGCAGGCCATGTTTTTTCTGTTATTATATAAGTGCGTGCCAtggttttttaattaaattacagAGATGTTAGAGCTAGGACTATGTTATTTAAGGATCTTCCATTTAT contains:
- the LOC121996090 gene encoding uncharacterized RING finger protein C4G3.12c-like, encoding MGSGSSKDASAEASSSVGSWKSRLKGLRVVNSSSSCFGLASILSDGRQKIEVKARSKGSYCEDEAESKTVEGNDHASEKVGLPRYDGLPLSRASSGEQFGEENEGTSRINFNINSSSVMNYRGDRLSNTSGRSHSRFTFIPDGISYRLNRAVSLGSPGTHSLFSTGVSVPSSDLGQNDNADHDHVDSIQNCSTMETSSSLDVAQLNEGTETTIDRCSSGSFVESRNARHSQRRLGTQETIEGSVRFSRTRSVGRLRDRVLRRTALSDGLFDSSSLDDRTVWPSGQPIRRRALGGVRRASSPRRTNDLLPDSSSSVSYQESRSMNSNDENVADAQQRRVGNHDVFEHRSAFLERRRRIRSQVRALQRLGSRFESLSGHDRSCILSGQHRTGRCACRTSNQNANPDDDTSARASISRIVVLAEALFEVLDEIHQQSVVLSSRPSFSSIGSVPAPKEVVECIPVKIFSKTSKCQNEEAAQCYICLVEYEEGDCMRLLPCNHEFHRTCIDKWLKENHRVCPLCRRDVCTSNASNKQKPS